From the genome of Cololabis saira isolate AMF1-May2022 chromosome 4, fColSai1.1, whole genome shotgun sequence:
TGTTGATCAAAACAGTCGCCTTTGCAGAACAGTTCATATGTTTTCtagattttaagattttaagaTTGAGGCAGGACCATCCTGAGATTTTACTGATTGCTCGCTCTTAAAACAAGAGGTTGGTTCACATCATACGctgtattttgaaaaatgtCCTCAAATATGGTTGTAAATCATGAGGATGAAGTTCCACTTTACAGCTTTCTTCAGTATAAACTGACACATCTTGTTGTGGCCAGTCTTATCACCGAAATGTCAACATACAGCTAACAAATCTGAATATCTCGTAGATGTTCTGAGATGTGGGTCTGATCCATCAGGCTGGGTCACCATCTGAACACATCTGCTTGAGAGCCTCGGGTACACCTCCCTGCTGTCCATGTCTCGTGTGGACAGCCTGGTCCATCAGCATCCACACATGcatcagcaggaccagcagcgaGCCTTCACCTCCACCCTGCACCACCCGTCACCCATCCTTCCAGCTGCAGTCACGAGAGCTCAGGACAGAAACGTAAGCAGAGCACCCCGTCTACGACTTTCCATTGGATGTCATCGTGAAGGAACTGTCATTTCCGCCAAAGCCATATCACTGTTTTAGAGGTTTCAGTCTTAAATGCCATTCAGCTGCCTCTTCTCTTGGTCCAGGTCAACACGCATCCTCCCAGGGGATCAGGGGCCTGCTTTTCTGCCCTCCGTCCCCTCCAGAGCACAACCCAGAGGTCCTCCAGACCAGTGGTGAGTCCTGCAACACACCAGTCACGTCTAATCTTTCAACATGGCAAATAAACAATGATTACTTTACGATTTAAACCAGCATTTTTAACACAAACTCAGAgattcacaataaaagctggcGACACAAATGCTTATATGGTTTTCACTCCATGTTTCTGGCAGAGAAATGAGAGCTTATAATCAATAACTTTTCCAAAAAACACatcattcttttttgtttatcaGGCGGAGCTGTTAGTACTCTGGATATAATGTAAATTCTAATTTATTACCATTTCTAATTATGCATCTATTCATTTTTTACCCAGAGACACCGGCGGTGGGCTGCACAGCATGTCTGCATCGCATGGAGGATTTACTACCACAAACAATTTGAGGTAATAGGTGCATCACCTTTTTCAGTATTAACCGTTTACCACAGAAATAACTATATTGGTAACTTTAGTAAACAtatgtgcaataaaaaaaacaaaaacaatcctgAAAATCTTTTTACAAAAGCGATAACCTCTAATTTACCTCTACGGATAAAATCTGCATATTCCAAGTATTAAGCTGGGTGCCCGGGAAAGAGTTAATATACATTCTTGGAAATAGTCTGCAGTGAGTACGAGTCTGGAGAAATCATTTTCAAGTCGTCACTGAAGGTCTTATAGAGAACTCTGACAGGTCAGCTCCACATGGCTATTCACCACGCCCTCCATCCCAATTCAAGTatttagggaaaaaaaaaaatcagttattttttttcttttatcaccACCCACCCGACCCCACTAGGTGATGAAGCCCATAaacggggaccagagagaatgcagaTCTGCCAAATGATGTTTAGTGgaagcagacattatctcattaCTGATATGATCTACCAAAAGATTCCTATTTCCTAATTATTAGTATTGACTAATACATAGATTAgacttttgtttccagttcGTTAGAATGGTTTTATTTGTGGTACacaaggcagtgagaaccaagtgAGCCTAGTTAGGTTCCATGTGGATGTCACCCAGGTGACCTAGTATGCatatcgtggggcacactggaatTCTGTAATTGAGCCAcctggataaatcctcacatatCTCTATCCAGAACTTCTGCACAGGTgcacaaaaccataaagcatgcatataattatcaggggtgttctctgtgcata
Proteins encoded in this window:
- the LOC133441835 gene encoding uncharacterized protein LOC133441835 isoform X3, whose protein sequence is MSRVDSLVHQHPHMHQQDQQRAFTSTLHHPSPILPAAVTRAQDRNVNTHPPRGSGACFSALRPLQSTTQRSSRPVRHRRWAAQHVCIAWRIYYHKQFETLHVDSGHMKTLMAVVKLETWQ